The proteins below are encoded in one region of Sulfitobacter sp. SK012:
- the tmk gene encoding dTMP kinase, translating to MTANGLFISFEGIDGSGKSTQVTLLAAHLRGLGRDVVVTREPGGSPGAEEIRALVLQGDPDRWSAETEILLFTAARRDHLERLIRPALAAGSIVICDRFADSTRMYQGLSRGDLRGTVDTLHDLMIGVEPDLTVLIDMDPDDGLARAKGRQGHEERFEDFGSTLQAQMRAGFLALAQEFSDRFVVINGAQDISDVANDITRAVESRIQG from the coding sequence GTGACGGCAAACGGCCTGTTCATTAGTTTCGAAGGCATCGACGGCTCCGGAAAATCAACGCAAGTCACATTGCTCGCGGCGCATCTGCGCGGCTTGGGGCGTGATGTGGTGGTAACCCGCGAACCCGGCGGTAGTCCCGGTGCCGAAGAAATTCGCGCATTGGTTTTGCAGGGCGATCCTGACCGCTGGTCTGCTGAGACGGAGATATTGCTTTTTACCGCAGCGCGCCGGGACCATCTTGAGCGGTTGATCCGCCCTGCCCTTGCCGCCGGTAGCATTGTGATTTGTGACCGATTTGCGGACAGCACCCGGATGTACCAAGGTCTTAGCCGAGGTGACCTGCGGGGCACCGTCGACACACTACATGATCTGATGATCGGGGTTGAGCCCGACCTGACTGTGTTGATCGATATGGACCCCGACGACGGGCTTGCGCGGGCCAAAGGGCGCCAAGGTCATGAAGAGCGATTTGAGGATTTTGGCAGCACGCTTCAGGCACAGATGCGTGCCGGGTTTCTAGCGTTGGCCCAAGAATTTTCTGATAGGTTCGTGGTCATTAACGGCGCCCAAGATATCTCGGACGTGGCAAATGACATCACCCGTGCGGTCGAAAGCCGGATTCAAGGTTAA
- a CDS encoding NAD(P)-binding domain-containing protein → MRIGVIGCGTIASAAIHGIAQDGHQITVSERSSRNASMLADTYDNVRIADNQGVVDASDVIFLGLMAEVAQEILGALKFRDDQRLITFMAAATLEEADAMVRPARVVAIMMPFPGISKGGTPIMMQGDAALVHEIFGNRNSIFPLKDAHEIAAYLCAQAVLSPVAKMVNDAAEWLGERVSDKAKGEAFLRALVASNLSDTASADLIEALNTPGGYNQRLRIHMEASGMGDALVRGLNELE, encoded by the coding sequence ATGCGAATTGGAGTCATTGGATGTGGAACGATTGCGAGCGCTGCGATTCATGGGATAGCGCAAGATGGGCATCAGATCACAGTTTCTGAACGAAGTTCTCGCAACGCCAGCATGCTCGCCGACACCTATGACAATGTCAGAATTGCGGACAATCAGGGCGTTGTAGATGCAAGTGATGTGATTTTTCTGGGACTTATGGCCGAAGTCGCCCAAGAGATATTAGGTGCGCTTAAGTTTCGTGATGACCAAAGATTGATTACTTTCATGGCTGCCGCTACGCTCGAGGAGGCGGATGCCATGGTGCGGCCCGCGCGCGTCGTTGCGATAATGATGCCGTTTCCTGGGATTTCGAAGGGCGGAACACCAATAATGATGCAAGGTGATGCCGCGCTTGTTCACGAGATTTTTGGAAACCGAAACAGCATATTCCCTCTGAAGGACGCGCACGAAATTGCCGCCTATTTATGCGCGCAAGCCGTTCTTTCACCAGTAGCAAAGATGGTTAACGATGCGGCGGAATGGCTCGGAGAACGGGTTTCGGACAAAGCAAAGGGTGAGGCTTTTCTGAGGGCGCTCGTTGCCTCAAATCTGTCTGATACCGCGAGCGCCGACTTGATAGAGGCTCTGAACACACCCGGTGGGTATAACCAACGTTTGCGGATACATATGGAGGCGAGCGGTATGGGCGACGCATTGGTGCGCGGGTTAAACGAGTTGGAATAG
- a CDS encoding adenylate/guanylate cyclase domain-containing protein → MAEEGRPQWLPVNAWCAVGLGWGHGWCDFHRKRTIIRLPSNADHQWKTGSQIGIGIATGEVVAGYAGTHQRATYTCIGDKVNLTARLEAHTKVAGYKVLIDQTTNDALGEGSQGETILQVQFKGFTDPVDIYSI, encoded by the coding sequence TTGGCAGAAGAAGGCAGGCCTCAGTGGCTACCAGTCAATGCTTGGTGTGCCGTTGGTTTAGGATGGGGTCACGGTTGGTGTGATTTCCATAGGAAACGAACAATCATCCGCCTTCCCTCCAACGCAGATCACCAATGGAAAACCGGTAGTCAAATCGGCATTGGCATCGCGACTGGAGAAGTCGTCGCGGGATATGCGGGGACCCATCAGCGTGCGACATACACCTGCATTGGTGATAAGGTGAATCTTACTGCCCGACTTGAGGCGCACACCAAAGTCGCTGGGTATAAGGTTTTGATTGACCAAACGACAAATGACGCATTGGGCGAAGGGTCACAGGGCGAAACGATCCTCCAGGTGCAATTCAAAGGCTTTACTGATCCAGTCGACATTTATTCGATCTAG
- a CDS encoding helix-turn-helix domain-containing protein, whose translation MAYGGTATAVRADFKALLEGVLCDLSKRFLRDGESIAQTAFMLDFSDQAAFSVAFKRWTGKTPARYRRSKK comes from the coding sequence TTGGCGTATGGCGGTACAGCAACAGCAGTACGCGCAGATTTCAAAGCACTTCTTGAAGGTGTTCTATGTGATCTTTCCAAGCGCTTTCTGCGAGACGGCGAGAGCATAGCCCAGACAGCCTTCATGCTCGACTTTTCCGACCAGGCAGCATTCTCCGTCGCGTTCAAACGTTGGACGGGCAAAACGCCGGCACGCTACCGGCGCTCCAAAAAGTAA
- a CDS encoding DUF805 domain-containing protein yields the protein MGFTQSVKICLSKYVVFSGRARRSEYWWFVLFVILVSIGLAVLDTTLFGVDPETGQGSNLLNSLFQLAVLLPMLAAGWRRLHDTGRPGWYLLLPVAFSIATMVMLLTGVVVFSALETGVEDPEVLRGPAAFLGASGLMIMSVIQLVLSVLMIWWLSRPSQEGTNEYGAPS from the coding sequence ATGGGTTTCACGCAATCGGTCAAGATCTGCCTATCCAAGTATGTCGTCTTTTCAGGTCGCGCACGGAGATCAGAGTATTGGTGGTTTGTTCTGTTCGTAATCCTGGTCAGCATCGGTCTTGCGGTACTGGATACAACCCTGTTTGGCGTTGATCCTGAAACGGGGCAGGGATCAAACCTTCTGAATTCACTTTTCCAGTTAGCGGTATTGCTACCTATGCTCGCCGCAGGCTGGCGCCGGTTACATGATACAGGTCGACCCGGATGGTATCTTTTGCTTCCAGTGGCATTCAGCATCGCAACGATGGTCATGCTGCTGACAGGGGTAGTCGTTTTTTCAGCGCTGGAGACAGGCGTTGAGGACCCAGAGGTGTTGAGAGGGCCGGCAGCGTTTCTTGGCGCTTCAGGACTGATGATCATGTCCGTGATCCAGCTTGTCCTTTCAGTTTTGATGATCTGGTGGCTTTCACGACCTTCACAAGAAGGAACAAATGAATATGGCGCACCATCTTAG
- a CDS encoding HdeD family acid-resistance protein, whose translation MMDQDMEPNERRREMARKAAEVASEKMGDLWWTFLIRGIAFLILGLVALFWPSNSISLLLRIFGLFLIVDGALSFMSARRSEGQFTDTAPWLASAALGLVLLFLPGASVGLAFMLLGLWALVTGVGYLMTWWKMSEVDPERDTSRNIGIIALVAGAILVLWPGTGSVALGWTLAILAFVVSAIMFFLASRFKKVKDRLAR comes from the coding sequence ATGATGGACCAAGATATGGAACCAAATGAACGGCGCCGCGAGATGGCCCGTAAAGCGGCAGAAGTTGCCAGCGAAAAAATGGGTGATCTCTGGTGGACGTTCCTCATCAGAGGCATAGCTTTCCTTATTCTGGGGTTGGTTGCACTCTTCTGGCCCTCGAACAGTATTTCCTTGTTGCTCAGAATATTTGGGCTCTTTTTGATCGTTGACGGCGCTCTGAGTTTTATGAGCGCGAGGAGGTCTGAAGGGCAATTTACAGACACCGCCCCTTGGCTTGCATCTGCTGCGCTCGGGCTCGTTTTGTTGTTCTTACCGGGTGCTTCGGTCGGGCTGGCATTCATGCTGTTGGGTCTTTGGGCACTGGTTACAGGCGTCGGGTACCTGATGACATGGTGGAAGATGTCCGAGGTTGATCCAGAACGAGACACCTCTCGTAATATCGGTATCATCGCGCTTGTTGCCGGCGCGATCTTGGTTTTATGGCCCGGTACAGGATCTGTTGCTCTTGGATGGACGCTCGCAATATTGGCCTTTGTAGTCTCAGCAATAATGTTTTTCCTCGCATCCCGTTTCAAAAAAGTGAAAGACCGATTGGCTCGGTGA
- a CDS encoding flavodoxin domain-containing protein: protein MNIVVLFETGEGQTRKIAEFITSRIRAAGHDVTTVDTSDRMVDLSLESAGKVILAAPVHERRHPKAFEVAVGAAKHELAKLSTLMVSVSLKAAFPESMDEAQDYLTEMEMRTGFEPTQEALVAGAVRTGSYDYYQSQIVRHVALEGHDVELIDGVREFTDWDALAETVDSFLST, encoded by the coding sequence CCGCAAGATAGCTGAATTCATCACATCTCGAATTCGTGCGGCGGGTCACGATGTCACCACTGTCGATACGTCAGATAGAATGGTCGATCTATCATTAGAAAGCGCAGGTAAGGTTATCCTTGCCGCACCTGTACACGAGCGCCGGCATCCGAAAGCGTTTGAAGTTGCGGTCGGGGCCGCCAAGCACGAACTGGCTAAGCTATCGACCCTCATGGTCTCCGTCAGTCTCAAGGCGGCGTTCCCAGAAAGCATGGACGAAGCGCAAGACTATCTGACCGAGATGGAAATGCGCACAGGTTTCGAGCCAACACAGGAAGCACTTGTCGCAGGGGCCGTGCGAACCGGCAGTTACGATTATTACCAAAGTCAAATTGTGCGCCACGTTGCACTCGAGGGCCATGACGTTGAACTGATAGATGGTGTGAGAGAATTCACCGATTGGGACGCACTAGCTGAAACTGTTGATTCATTTTTAAGCACATGA
- a CDS encoding SPOR domain-containing protein has protein sequence MSSAIILGEAATTKRRRGIIGGTLALALLAGCDDTGNFAMPSFGQDATTPETTTQASGGKTVERDVEAPEVFAVTDEGLWDGRPSLGGVWVAHPDVGDPERVIIRNEANGKFVVGALFRREREIPGPKLQISSDAAASLGILAGSPAPLNVTALRREETQVPSEAEPADEASVETAAIAAPADVTAAPLDPIESASAAIDAAEPAAVAAAAPQPAPKASSLAKPFVQIGIFSVEANATRAAKQIRSAGLSPTVKRQETNGKPFWRVLVGPAANSGELKSNLSAIKAEGFTDAYAVTN, from the coding sequence ATGAGCAGTGCAATCATTCTGGGCGAAGCGGCAACCACAAAGCGGCGCCGCGGCATCATCGGCGGCACGCTCGCGTTGGCTTTGTTGGCGGGCTGTGACGACACGGGCAATTTCGCAATGCCATCCTTTGGCCAGGACGCCACAACGCCAGAGACGACCACGCAAGCATCGGGCGGCAAAACCGTTGAGCGCGATGTCGAAGCACCGGAGGTTTTTGCGGTGACTGATGAGGGGCTTTGGGACGGGCGGCCAAGCCTGGGCGGTGTGTGGGTCGCGCATCCTGACGTAGGCGATCCTGAACGCGTCATCATTCGCAACGAAGCCAATGGCAAGTTCGTGGTTGGGGCTTTGTTTCGGCGCGAGCGTGAAATCCCTGGTCCCAAACTACAGATATCTTCTGACGCGGCCGCATCGCTGGGTATCTTGGCCGGTTCCCCTGCCCCGTTAAACGTCACGGCCCTGCGCCGTGAAGAAACTCAGGTGCCATCTGAGGCCGAGCCCGCAGATGAAGCTAGCGTTGAAACTGCAGCAATTGCGGCGCCCGCAGATGTTACAGCGGCACCGCTCGATCCGATCGAGAGCGCCTCGGCTGCGATTGATGCGGCAGAACCAGCGGCCGTTGCGGCAGCAGCGCCTCAACCCGCGCCCAAGGCATCGTCATTGGCCAAGCCATTTGTGCAAATCGGCATCTTTAGCGTCGAAGCCAACGCCACACGTGCGGCGAAACAAATCCGCAGTGCAGGACTTTCCCCTACGGTCAAACGTCAAGAAACCAATGGCAAGCCGTTTTGGCGTGTGCTGGTTGGCCCTGCGGCCAATTCGGGTGAGCTTAAATCGAACCTGTCTGCCATCAAAGCCGAAGGCTTTACAGATGCTTACGCCGTTACTAATTGA
- a CDS encoding mechanosensitive ion channel family protein has translation MLRPESKRFSPSSIRLLISLVAAFALLLSGQFATAQQTAEERSAVRIADAVTSAAVDQSTRDPETGLTHEVLNSEIDPTELELRLIPMTKAELELLAEKWLEIVREKTEEVMSGQIAIHRTEGAVEDAARDSLAELALERGLLFSKFSKVISALEKKGGDPALVSEYRAYRSSVIVEEKRTSDVKTLVAEALRWSTDRDGGVHIAIQFGVIVSSLIGLLLAAKIVRAFTRRWIDRVPNLSKLLQAFLVALIYWLVLAIGLMVVLSGLGIDISPVFALIGGASFIMAFAFQETLGNLASGLMIMINRPFDEGHYVDVGGVAGTVDSVSIVATTVVTPDNQVIVIPNKNVWGNVITNVTASRTRRVDLVFGISYEDSIADALRVIEQTTKAHPLVLDDPKPMIRVNELADSSVNFICRPWTNTPDYWDVYWDLTQQIKENFDAAGLSIPYPQQDLHIKRTSLKAPVESIESE, from the coding sequence ATGCTCCGACCTGAATCGAAACGCTTTTCGCCGAGCAGCATTCGCCTCCTCATTTCATTGGTTGCGGCTTTTGCCTTGCTCCTTTCGGGACAGTTTGCGACTGCCCAGCAAACTGCCGAAGAACGGTCCGCGGTACGGATTGCAGACGCAGTCACATCTGCGGCGGTGGATCAGTCGACGCGTGATCCTGAAACCGGTTTGACCCACGAAGTCCTGAACAGTGAGATCGACCCTACCGAACTCGAATTGCGCCTCATCCCAATGACTAAGGCCGAACTCGAACTCCTCGCCGAGAAGTGGCTTGAGATTGTCCGTGAAAAAACCGAAGAGGTTATGTCCGGCCAGATCGCGATCCATCGCACCGAAGGCGCCGTAGAGGATGCAGCCCGTGACAGCCTGGCGGAACTTGCCCTCGAAAGAGGCCTTTTGTTCAGCAAGTTTTCGAAAGTAATCTCGGCTCTTGAAAAAAAGGGTGGTGATCCAGCTCTCGTGTCGGAATACCGCGCGTATCGTTCATCGGTCATTGTAGAAGAGAAACGCACATCTGACGTCAAAACGTTGGTCGCGGAGGCGCTTCGCTGGTCAACCGATCGCGATGGTGGCGTTCATATAGCAATCCAATTCGGAGTTATCGTCAGCTCGCTGATTGGACTGCTTCTTGCTGCCAAGATCGTGCGGGCATTTACCCGCCGATGGATAGACCGTGTTCCAAATCTCTCTAAGCTGTTGCAGGCTTTTTTGGTCGCGCTCATTTATTGGCTCGTTTTGGCCATTGGCCTAATGGTCGTGTTGTCTGGACTAGGCATCGACATCTCGCCCGTGTTTGCGCTGATTGGTGGGGCGTCATTCATCATGGCATTTGCCTTCCAGGAGACATTGGGAAATCTGGCCAGTGGTCTGATGATCATGATCAACCGGCCCTTCGATGAAGGTCATTATGTGGATGTCGGGGGCGTCGCGGGAACCGTGGACTCGGTTAGTATCGTTGCAACAACTGTCGTGACCCCAGATAATCAGGTCATCGTTATCCCGAATAAGAACGTCTGGGGAAATGTAATCACCAACGTGACTGCGAGCCGGACGCGCCGTGTCGATTTGGTATTCGGTATCTCGTATGAGGACTCGATCGCCGATGCGCTGCGTGTAATTGAGCAGACCACGAAAGCGCACCCTTTGGTTTTGGATGACCCTAAACCAATGATCCGTGTGAATGAGTTAGCTGACAGCTCAGTTAACTTCATTTGCCGCCCTTGGACAAACACTCCCGACTACTGGGATGTCTACTGGGATCTCACGCAGCAGATAAAGGAAAATTTCGACGCTGCGGGACTATCGATCCCCTATCCGCAGCAGGATCTGCATATCAAACGGACGTCCCTAAAGGCGCCTGTGGAGAGCATTGAGTCTGAGTGA
- a CDS encoding zinc-binding alcohol dehydrogenase family protein gives MKAVAFTHYLPVENPNAFLDVELEKPIPANHDILVAVKAVAVNPVDTKVRSPKDKIEPSPRVIGYDASGIVEAVGPDVTVFKVGDEVYYAGDITRPGTNQEFHLVDERIVGHKPTLLSHAEAAALPLTTITAYESFFDRLGIDRDGADKGQTILIIGAGGGVGSIGIQLAKQSGLTVIATASRPETRSWVKELGADHVINHRDDMVAQVRALGMQHVDHIAIFNDMRHWETAVELIRPQGGIVSIDDTDLPMPMGGMKMKAASLHWEFMFARSMHKTPDMAEQHKLLTHVAKEIDAGRIRTTVSQVLTPINANNMREAHRLVETGNAKGKIVVEGF, from the coding sequence ATGAAAGCCGTGGCCTTTACACATTACTTACCCGTCGAAAATCCAAATGCATTTCTTGATGTGGAACTCGAAAAACCGATCCCAGCGAACCACGACATATTGGTTGCAGTCAAAGCAGTTGCCGTAAATCCTGTCGACACTAAGGTGCGTTCCCCAAAGGATAAAATTGAACCAAGCCCGCGTGTAATCGGCTATGATGCGTCAGGTATCGTAGAAGCCGTAGGGCCTGATGTGACGGTGTTTAAAGTCGGTGACGAGGTATATTATGCTGGCGACATAACGCGTCCGGGGACCAACCAAGAGTTTCATTTGGTGGACGAACGCATTGTCGGGCACAAACCTACCTTGCTGTCCCACGCCGAAGCGGCAGCACTTCCGCTGACAACAATCACCGCCTACGAGTCGTTTTTTGATCGCTTGGGTATTGACCGTGATGGTGCCGATAAGGGCCAAACGATCCTAATCATTGGTGCCGGCGGCGGTGTTGGTTCTATCGGCATACAACTTGCGAAACAGTCAGGCTTGACCGTCATCGCGACGGCATCGCGGCCAGAAACGCGTTCGTGGGTCAAAGAGCTGGGTGCGGATCACGTGATCAACCACCGCGATGATATGGTGGCACAGGTGCGCGCGTTAGGAATGCAACACGTCGATCATATCGCGATCTTCAACGACATGCGCCATTGGGAAACGGCTGTTGAGTTAATCCGACCACAGGGCGGCATCGTTTCCATTGATGACACAGATCTTCCAATGCCAATGGGCGGGATGAAGATGAAGGCAGCCAGCCTCCACTGGGAGTTTATGTTTGCACGATCCATGCACAAGACCCCTGATATGGCCGAGCAACACAAGCTGCTGACTCATGTTGCCAAAGAAATCGATGCAGGGCGCATTCGAACGACTGTGTCGCAAGTTCTGACGCCGATAAACGCTAACAATATGCGTGAAGCGCATCGGCTCGTTGAAACGGGCAATGCCAAGGGAAAGATTGTGGTTGAAGGCTTCTAA
- a CDS encoding winged helix-turn-helix transcriptional regulator produces MKTDLDSKATRFDDYDCNEGCPVEAALEQISGKWKGLVIYHLLSGTHRFSELKRKVGTVTQRSLTKQLRELENDGIIDRTVYAVVPPKVEYRLTEKGKRLLPVIETLRAWGDQDALKRR; encoded by the coding sequence ATGAAGACAGATCTCGATTCAAAAGCGACGCGGTTTGATGACTACGACTGCAACGAAGGTTGTCCCGTCGAGGCGGCTCTTGAGCAAATTTCAGGGAAATGGAAAGGGTTGGTGATTTATCACCTGCTCAGTGGCACCCATCGGTTTTCGGAGTTGAAACGAAAAGTAGGCACTGTCACACAGCGTAGCCTGACCAAACAATTACGTGAACTGGAGAACGACGGGATCATTGATCGTACTGTCTACGCGGTGGTTCCGCCAAAAGTAGAATATCGCCTCACGGAAAAGGGCAAGCGCTTGTTGCCTGTTATCGAAACACTGCGCGCCTGGGGGGATCAAGACGCTCTGAAACGACGCTAA
- a CDS encoding putative quinol monooxygenase: MMSLTILAQITAVVGKEDLVRAELEKLVDTTRAETGCIQYDLHKDNDQLGFFVFYETWENRELWQEHMGAPHLAEYMAATDGAVSSFVLNEMSKIG, from the coding sequence ATGATGTCACTTACCATCCTCGCACAAATAACCGCCGTTGTTGGCAAAGAAGACCTAGTTCGTGCGGAACTTGAAAAACTTGTCGACACCACTCGCGCCGAAACAGGCTGTATCCAGTACGACCTGCACAAAGATAACGACCAGCTTGGTTTTTTTGTCTTTTACGAGACATGGGAAAATCGGGAACTGTGGCAAGAACATATGGGCGCTCCTCACCTTGCCGAATACATGGCAGCAACTGATGGTGCCGTCAGCAGCTTTGTTCTCAACGAAATGAGCAAGATTGGTTAA
- a CDS encoding D-alanyl-D-alanine carboxypeptidase family protein — protein MIRIVLATLALVASTLSAVAFETSATAAYVVDQTTGTVLLAKNADTPLPPASMSKLMTLYMAFEALERGKSNGGLELDELLPVSAQAMSYGGSTLFLRTGERVSVENLLRGIIVLSGNDACVVIAEALSPDGTEGGFARLMTQRGAQLGMTNSTFTNSNGWPKAGHRMSMRDLGLLANRIITDFPQFYPLFAEKEFLFDEAEASNRFNRNPLLTLGIGADGLKTGHTQEAGYGLTGSAKQGNRRIIFVLSGLDSAAARAQEAEAIVNWAFRQFAQTELGTAGQKIADADVTIGAEATVGLVLAKDLSVLVPTNASEGLKAEVIYEGPVRAPISKGDELGELVVTPQGLPETRVPLLADRDIGVYGFKERMLAAAQHLLVRINQGPEGAS, from the coding sequence ATGATCCGGATAGTCCTTGCCACTTTGGCGCTGGTCGCCTCGACCCTGTCGGCCGTTGCATTTGAAACGAGCGCTACGGCGGCCTACGTTGTAGACCAGACTACAGGCACCGTGCTTTTGGCCAAAAATGCCGATACGCCGCTGCCGCCTGCGTCGATGTCCAAACTGATGACGCTTTACATGGCGTTCGAGGCCCTAGAGCGCGGCAAATCAAACGGCGGGCTTGAGTTGGATGAATTGCTGCCGGTATCGGCCCAAGCTATGAGCTATGGGGGTTCCACGCTATTTTTGAGGACTGGCGAGCGCGTTAGTGTTGAGAACCTACTCCGCGGCATCATCGTGCTGTCGGGCAATGACGCTTGCGTTGTGATTGCCGAAGCGCTTTCGCCTGACGGGACCGAAGGTGGCTTTGCACGGCTGATGACCCAGCGCGGCGCACAGCTTGGCATGACCAATTCTACATTCACAAACTCCAACGGATGGCCCAAGGCGGGGCACCGCATGTCGATGCGTGATCTGGGACTGCTGGCCAACCGCATCATCACCGATTTCCCACAGTTCTATCCATTGTTTGCAGAAAAAGAATTCCTCTTTGACGAAGCTGAAGCCAGCAACCGGTTTAACCGCAATCCACTGCTCACGTTGGGCATCGGGGCTGATGGCCTCAAGACTGGGCACACCCAAGAAGCGGGCTATGGCCTGACTGGATCAGCCAAGCAGGGCAACCGGAGGATTATTTTTGTCTTGTCGGGGTTGGATAGCGCCGCGGCCCGCGCCCAAGAAGCCGAAGCGATTGTGAATTGGGCCTTTCGCCAGTTTGCACAGACCGAGCTTGGCACCGCAGGCCAAAAGATCGCGGACGCAGATGTTACGATTGGGGCCGAAGCCACCGTGGGCCTGGTATTGGCCAAGGACCTAAGTGTTTTGGTACCAACCAATGCAAGTGAAGGGCTGAAAGCAGAAGTGATCTACGAGGGCCCTGTGCGCGCACCAATCAGCAAAGGCGATGAGCTGGGCGAATTGGTCGTAACACCGCAAGGCCTGCCCGAGACGCGCGTGCCATTGCTGGCAGACCGCGACATCGGGGTTTACGGCTTTAAGGAACGGATGCTGGCCGCTGCGCAACATTTGCTGGTGCGGATCAATCAGGGGCCCGAGGGCGCTTCGTGA
- a CDS encoding HdeD family acid-resistance protein, which produces MTNKVLWIFTAVMSIVAGVVALMNPVFASGVATIFVAWMFIIFGVLQVVAGLRVEGASSKIWTVLLGALAVYLGVTILGHPLKGMMTLTTMIAILCLGGGAAKVVLAFALEDRRFFWLVLLSGIASLAVGIIIFMNWPVSAVSALGILLGVQLLSDGASSLAMALSIDGDEAASA; this is translated from the coding sequence ATGACTAACAAAGTTTTGTGGATATTTACGGCAGTCATGTCGATTGTCGCGGGCGTTGTCGCCTTGATGAATCCAGTGTTTGCCAGCGGTGTAGCGACGATTTTCGTAGCTTGGATGTTTATCATTTTTGGCGTTTTGCAAGTGGTGGCCGGATTGCGCGTTGAAGGCGCAAGCTCAAAAATTTGGACAGTATTGCTAGGCGCTTTGGCTGTATATCTCGGGGTAACGATACTCGGGCATCCGCTGAAGGGTATGATGACGCTGACCACGATGATTGCTATTCTTTGTCTTGGCGGTGGCGCGGCGAAAGTCGTGTTAGCATTTGCTTTGGAAGATCGCCGGTTTTTCTGGCTTGTCCTGTTGTCAGGCATCGCGTCGCTAGCCGTTGGTATAATCATCTTCATGAATTGGCCGGTATCTGCAGTTTCGGCACTTGGTATACTTTTGGGGGTGCAGCTTTTGTCCGATGGGGCATCGTCGCTAGCTATGGCGCTCAGCATTGATGGTGACGAGGCTGCTTCGGCCTAA
- a CDS encoding GAF domain-containing protein yields the protein MISMPPRPTQRHSDSALAKEVQELADQLAQSKATANVLKAIENSSSNIQPVFDAIAKAATELCGAQFCELTRYDGVLFHYCASFGFTPKWVSDHKSLYPRVLQENSVSGEVIKTGDVVRLKDAQAETFSEYLTAREFGFRRMVGVPIFNEDKVWGAIVLAWSGDDIPKEPHIALVQKFAAQASIAIENARLINETQEALEYQTATSEILGVISRSPNELQPVLDAILEVASRICGLQDAYVALLNPEDGRYHVLSLLSEGSESTEYMLVNPITPDFGSCTGRTALLGKTTYIEDAVNDPTYDWQKKAGLSGYQSMLGVPLV from the coding sequence ATGATTTCAATGCCGCCACGTCCTACTCAGCGCCATTCTGACAGTGCTCTTGCTAAAGAAGTGCAGGAGCTTGCGGACCAGCTAGCGCAGTCGAAGGCGACTGCAAATGTGCTCAAAGCCATTGAGAATTCATCGAGTAATATCCAACCCGTTTTTGATGCAATCGCAAAAGCCGCTACCGAACTTTGTGGAGCTCAATTCTGCGAGCTGACACGATACGATGGCGTGCTGTTTCATTATTGTGCCAGCTTTGGGTTCACTCCGAAATGGGTTTCAGACCACAAATCGCTCTACCCAAGGGTTCTGCAGGAGAATTCTGTTTCGGGAGAGGTAATCAAGACCGGCGACGTCGTAAGGTTAAAAGACGCTCAGGCCGAAACATTCAGTGAATACTTGACGGCAAGAGAATTTGGATTTCGGCGCATGGTCGGTGTCCCAATTTTTAACGAGGATAAAGTTTGGGGCGCCATTGTTTTGGCTTGGTCAGGAGATGATATCCCCAAGGAACCTCATATTGCACTGGTCCAAAAGTTTGCTGCGCAGGCAAGTATTGCTATCGAAAACGCGCGGCTGATCAATGAAACGCAAGAAGCGCTTGAGTATCAAACAGCGACATCTGAAATCCTCGGCGTCATCTCTCGCTCGCCGAACGAACTTCAACCAGTGTTGGATGCTATTTTAGAGGTGGCTTCGCGTATCTGCGGCCTTCAGGATGCTTATGTGGCACTCTTGAATCCTGAAGATGGACGCTATCATGTGCTGTCCTTGCTCAGCGAAGGGTCGGAATCCACCGAGTACATGTTAGTGAACCCAATTACCCCAGATTTCGGCAGCTGCACTGGCCGCACAGCGCTGTTGGGAAAAACCACATATATCGAAGATGCAGTTAACGATCCCACCTACGATTGGCAGAAGAAGGCAGGCCTCAGTGGCTACCAGTCAATGCTTGGTGTGCCGTTGGTTTAG